A single genomic interval of Zingiber officinale cultivar Zhangliang chromosome 4A, Zo_v1.1, whole genome shotgun sequence harbors:
- the LOC121970088 gene encoding uncharacterized protein LOC121970088 isoform X1 has protein sequence MNQRRSDSALRRFPARTKFDGRQKSKSTEKIVFFFFLFLLRGEFRRHNWGFPLCKLFWLVFFLAIIAFGTSSVDACSPCGDDLLYDVSPQSASFCFPSTPMDFDSQEGDACKEPCFGARASEMSPQRKPGNVAAFKLADGGVVSCRLVDSEAGFEAGAHSNVDDVGSCVASLVPDVWMKESSEMDVELDEDANTNDLSLINGSSSGNVEITPPFLNWGEKSLYTPSIAILTVKNTNVSGVLDVYEPYSSDPQYYAYHFQKLALAPGESASIEFVFLPSRLGFSSVHLILQTSFGGFIIRARGVAVESPYKIESLVGTMSTNVPPCKMLSRNFSLYNPFEEVLHLKDVNSWVFLPGHKDQAVHIFCRMDELPHQSSNESDYFLTEDEWFRIDSRKLGVRWLDVRPRNKWQVSPHMTQTILEMRFLPLKSEKIIGAVCLNLQCLAHDRLDTPVLPLELDVHHKTNYNYVNNSVSLDIERLESCKMREAVLIISLRNDGSDLLSLTKISEVTDSPKLFKVRFKEGLLLFPRTSTKIALVKYNGRIISQNIVPDLPREGMKCQLLIGTNHSVSPMFKISCLDLVYAYSNIEHGSGILASDGFYITGLSQDVGEKYANGRTSLKTLADSSFPMKQFLEEFEAEEEILRNWKSQGTVANASVLEGNELSFPVVPVGSHLSKWIPVHNPSWRPVLMQVLLNSWVSVNECKPSDELSELTFLSRFSEIGYTKTRIGFSIPDSAITEALVHPSESALFGPIFFHPSNRCMWRASALIRNNLSGVEWLPIRAFGGSHLLILLEGSEPIWKLEFDFHFLVSMSAELSSSRIKNNSMCSHRLSKEIYAKNIGELPLVVKKLKVSGTDCRLDGFLVHECHGFTLEPGESKRMLLSYEPYFSTEIVHRDLELVLAAGIFAIPMKASLPVNMLNLCRKNFFYRVRREVWLLVFAAVSMFILLLIDVSPPSFSMDTEENNIQVEKKINPRSKTKKTFGLSDRAKASRSTKEDENPHAKFFNEYQINENLVRDNTNKMQDKHDFDLPTEIAASASKLTKQTDIFDKYSMLGAPQSDSLAIRIKEKGRRRKRRSNGSAGFLVKQEVSSSQSGNSTPSSPLSSNASTPKQAWPLSPEPGDTPFAGGSSSEPEHQRILSQRQYPAPKSTGKQTPASPVAPYARAPGPNNSQKKAMKVAKNDGVGEQYSYDIWGNHFYNNFFGRPKEMSSKMHDTSEGDHQSFFAIDPQSLMMMPSACSVSPGQQLPSDNVTNFDQMN, from the exons ATGAACCAACGCCGATCGGATTCCGCTCTTCGTCGCTTCCCCGCAAG GACAAAGTTTGATGGTCGCCAAAAATCCAAATCTACTGAAAAGattgtttttttcttcttcctcttccttttaaGGGGGGAGTTTCGTCGGCACAACTGGGGTTTTCCGCTTTGCAAGTtgttttggttggtgtttttcttggCGATTATTGCATTTGGTACATCTTCAGTTGATGCTTGCAGTCCTTGTGGGGATGATTTGCTCTATGATGTCAGCCCTCAGTCTGCTTCCTTCTGCTTCCCCTCCACTCCGATGGATTTTGACTCGCAGGAAGGGGATGCCTGCAAAGAACCTTGCTTTGGAGCTCGGGCATCTGAAATGAGCCCGCAACGGAAGCCAGGCAATGTCGCAGCTTTCAAGTTGGCTGATGGTGGCGTTGTTTCTTGTCGTTTGGTTGATTCCGAGGCTGGCTTTGAAGCTGGAGCTCATAGCAACGTGGATGATGTTGGGTCGTGTGTGGCTTCACTTGTTCCTGATGTTTGGATGAAGGAGTCAAGTGAGATGGATGTCGAACTAGATGAGGATGCCAATACTAATGATTTGAGCCTTATTAATGGTTCTTCATCTGGAAATGTGGAGATAACACCTCCTTTTTTGAATTGGGGGGAGAAGAGTTTGTACACGCCTTCAATTGCTATCTTGACTGTGAAGAATACTAACGTCAGTGGTGTTTTGGATGTTTATGAACCTTATAGCTCTGACCCTCAGTACTATGCCTATCATTTCCAAAAGCTGGCATTGGCACCTGGAGAATCTGCTTCTATTGAATTTGTTTTCCTCCCAAGTAGGTTGGGATTTTCATCAGTGCATCTAATCTTGCAGACGAGCTTTGGAGGTTTCATAATTCGAGCCAGAGGAGTGGCGGTTGAGTCCCCCTACAAGATAGAGTCTTTAGTAGGGACAATGTCAACAAATGTTCCTCCCTGCAAAATGCTGAGTAGGAATTTTTCTTTGTACAATCCTTTTGAGGAGGTTCTTCATTTGAAGGATGTGAATTCATGGGTTTTCTTACCAGGACATAAGGACCAAGCTGTTCATATTTTTTGTAGAATGGATGAGTTACCACATCAGTCATCTAATGAGTCTGATTATTTTTTAACTGAGGATGAATGGTTCAGAATAGACAGCAGAAAACTAGGAGTAAGATGGTTAGATGTTAGGCCCCGAAATAAATGGCAAGTGTCTCCTCACATGACTCAGACAATTTTAGAGATGAGATTTCTTCCGTTAAAATCAGAAAAGATTATTGGAGCCGTCTGTCTAAACTTACAGTGTTTGGCACACGACAGATTGGATACACCTGTTCTTCCCCTTGAGCTAGATGTGCATCATAAGACAAATTATAATTATGTAAACAATTCAGTTTCTTTAGACATTGAGCGTCTTGAATCATGCAAGATGAGAGAAGCAGTTCTTATTATCTCGTTAAGAAATGATGGATCAGACCTacttagtttgactaaaattagTGAGGTTACAGATAGCCCAAAACTTTTCAAGGTCAGATTCAAGGAAGGACTCTTGCTTTTTCCCAGAACTTCCACAAAAATAGCACTGGTCAAGTATAATGGTCGCATTATCTCTCAGAATATTGTACCTGACCTACCTAGAGAAGGAATGAAATGTCAACTGTTAATAGGGACAAATCATTCTGTCAGTCcaatgttcaaaatttcatgcCTCGACTTGGTATATGCCTATTCTAATATTGAGCATGGTTCAGGCATCCTTGCATCAGATGGATTTTATATTACTGGGCTATCACAAGATGTAGGGGAAAAATATGCAAATGGAAGAACATCTTTAAAAACTCTTGCTGATTCGTCGTTTCCCATGAAG CAGTTCTTAGAAGAATTTGAAGCTGAAGAGGAGATACTCAGAAATTGGAAATCTCAAGGCACTGTAGCTAATGCTTCTGTCCTTGAAGGAAATGAGCTATCCTTTCCAGTGGTTCCAGTTGGGTCTCACTTGTCGAAGTGGATCCCTGTACACAATCCCAGTTGGCGTCCCGTTCTGATGCAAGTTTTGCTAAACTCATGGGTGTCTGTTAATGAATGCAAACCTTCTGATGAACTAAGCGAACTTACATTCTTAAGTCGGTTTTCTGAGATTGGCTATACAAAAACAAGGATTGGATTCTCAATTCCAGATTCAGCAATAACTGAGGCCCTAGTACATCCTTCCGAAAGTGCCTTGTTTGGGCCTATTTTCTTTCATCCATCAAATAGGTGTATGTGGAGAGCATCTGCTTTGATACGTAATAACCTTTCGGGTGTAGAATGGTTACCTATTCGAGCATTTGGTGGGTCGCATCTGCTCATTCTCCTTGAAGGTTCTGAACCTATATGGAAGCTTGAATTCGACTTTCATTTTCTAGTTAGCATGTCGGCTGAACTTTCTTCATCCCGCATAAAAAATAACTCCATGTGCAGTCATCGTTTGTCCAAGGAGATATATGCAAAAAATATAGGTGAACTTCCTCTTGTGGTCAAGAAACTAAAAGTTTCAGGAACTGACTGTCGCTTGGATGGGTTTCTGGTACACGAATGCCATGGATTTACTCTAGAACCAGGAGAATCAAAGAGAATGCTGCTTTCATACGAACCATATTTTTCGACAGAGATAGTACACCGAGATCTTGAGCTCGTATTGGCTGCTGGCATCTTTGCTATACCTATGAAAGCCAGCCTTCCTGTCAATATGCTCAACCTTTGTAGGAAAAACTTTTTCTACCGAGTGCGTCGGGAAGTATGGCTACTGGTATTTGCTGCTGTGTCTATGTTTATTCTACTGCTGATCGACGTCAGTCCGCCATCCTTCTCTATGGATACTGAAGAAAATAACATCCAGGTTGAGAAGAAAATAAACCCCAGAAGCAAGACTAAGAAAACTTTCGGTCTTTCTGACCGTGCAAAAGCCTCCAG ATCAACTAAGGAAGATGAGAACCCTCATGCTAAATTTTTCAACGAGTATCAAATCAATGAAAACCTTGTGCGTGACAACactaacaaaatgcaagacaAGCATGATTTTGACCTTCCGACGGAAATTGCAGCCTCTGCATCAAAGCTAACTAAACAGACTGATATCTTCGACAAGTATAGCATGTTAGGAGCACCGCAAAGTGATAGTCTCGCaataagaattaaagaaaagggaaggagaagaaaaaggaggAGCAATGGCTCTGCTGGATTCCTAGTGAAACAAGAAGTTTCAAGTAGTCAGAGTGGGAATTCTACACCATCATCACCCTTGTCCTCGAATGCCTCTACTCCAAAGCAAGCATGGCCACTATCTCCTGAGCCCGGTGACACCCCATTTGCCGGCGGCTCATCATCTGAACCGGAGCATCAGAGAATACTGAGCCAAAGGCAGTATCCTGCTCCAAAATCAACTGGGAAGCAAACTCCAGCTTCTCCTGTTGCACCGTATGCTCGCGCCCCAGGACCCAACAATAGTCAGAAAAAGGCCATGAAGGTGGCTAAAAATGATGGAGTCGGAGAGCAATACTCGTACGACATATGGGGAAATCATTTCTATAACAATTTCTTCGGTAGGCCAAAGGAGATGAGCAGCAAAATGCATGATACTTCGGAAGGTGACCACCAAAGTTTCTTTGCAATAGATCCTcagtccctcatgatgatgccatCAGCATGTTCTGTATCTCCTGGGCAACAATTGCCCTCTGACAATGTAACTAACTTTGATCAAATGAATTAG
- the LOC121970088 gene encoding uncharacterized protein LOC121970088 isoform X2, with protein sequence MNQRRSDSALRRFPARTKFDGRQKSKSTEKIVFFFFLFLLRGEFRRHNWGFPLCKLFWLVFFLAIIAFGTSSVDACSPCGDDLLYDVSPQSASFCFPSTPMDFDSQEGDACKEPCFGARASEMSPQRKPGNVAAFKLADGGVVSCRLVDSEAGFEAGAHSNVDDVGSCVASLVPDVWMKESSEMDVELDEDANTNDLSLINGSSSGNVEITPPFLNWGEKSLYTPSIAILTVKNTNVSGVLDVYEPYSSDPQYYAYHFQKLALAPGESASIEFVFLPSRLGFSSVHLILQTSFGGFIIRARGVAVESPYKIESLVGTMSTNVPPCKMLSRNFSLYNPFEEVLHLKDVNSWVFLPGHKDQAVHIFCRMDELPHQSSNESDYFLTEDEWFRIDSRKLGVRWLDVRPRNKWQVSPHMTQTILEMRFLPLKSEKIIGAVCLNLQCLAHDRLDTPVLPLELDVHHKTNYNYVNNSVSLDIERLESCKMREAVLIISLRNDGSDLLSLTKISEVTDSPKLFKVRFKEGLLLFPRTSTKIALVKYNGRIISQNIVPDLPREGMKCQLLIGTNHSVSPMFKISCLDLVYAYSNIEHGSGILASDGFYITGLSQDVGEKYANGRTSLKTLADSSFPMKFLEEFEAEEEILRNWKSQGTVANASVLEGNELSFPVVPVGSHLSKWIPVHNPSWRPVLMQVLLNSWVSVNECKPSDELSELTFLSRFSEIGYTKTRIGFSIPDSAITEALVHPSESALFGPIFFHPSNRCMWRASALIRNNLSGVEWLPIRAFGGSHLLILLEGSEPIWKLEFDFHFLVSMSAELSSSRIKNNSMCSHRLSKEIYAKNIGELPLVVKKLKVSGTDCRLDGFLVHECHGFTLEPGESKRMLLSYEPYFSTEIVHRDLELVLAAGIFAIPMKASLPVNMLNLCRKNFFYRVRREVWLLVFAAVSMFILLLIDVSPPSFSMDTEENNIQVEKKINPRSKTKKTFGLSDRAKASRSTKEDENPHAKFFNEYQINENLVRDNTNKMQDKHDFDLPTEIAASASKLTKQTDIFDKYSMLGAPQSDSLAIRIKEKGRRRKRRSNGSAGFLVKQEVSSSQSGNSTPSSPLSSNASTPKQAWPLSPEPGDTPFAGGSSSEPEHQRILSQRQYPAPKSTGKQTPASPVAPYARAPGPNNSQKKAMKVAKNDGVGEQYSYDIWGNHFYNNFFGRPKEMSSKMHDTSEGDHQSFFAIDPQSLMMMPSACSVSPGQQLPSDNVTNFDQMN encoded by the exons ATGAACCAACGCCGATCGGATTCCGCTCTTCGTCGCTTCCCCGCAAG GACAAAGTTTGATGGTCGCCAAAAATCCAAATCTACTGAAAAGattgtttttttcttcttcctcttccttttaaGGGGGGAGTTTCGTCGGCACAACTGGGGTTTTCCGCTTTGCAAGTtgttttggttggtgtttttcttggCGATTATTGCATTTGGTACATCTTCAGTTGATGCTTGCAGTCCTTGTGGGGATGATTTGCTCTATGATGTCAGCCCTCAGTCTGCTTCCTTCTGCTTCCCCTCCACTCCGATGGATTTTGACTCGCAGGAAGGGGATGCCTGCAAAGAACCTTGCTTTGGAGCTCGGGCATCTGAAATGAGCCCGCAACGGAAGCCAGGCAATGTCGCAGCTTTCAAGTTGGCTGATGGTGGCGTTGTTTCTTGTCGTTTGGTTGATTCCGAGGCTGGCTTTGAAGCTGGAGCTCATAGCAACGTGGATGATGTTGGGTCGTGTGTGGCTTCACTTGTTCCTGATGTTTGGATGAAGGAGTCAAGTGAGATGGATGTCGAACTAGATGAGGATGCCAATACTAATGATTTGAGCCTTATTAATGGTTCTTCATCTGGAAATGTGGAGATAACACCTCCTTTTTTGAATTGGGGGGAGAAGAGTTTGTACACGCCTTCAATTGCTATCTTGACTGTGAAGAATACTAACGTCAGTGGTGTTTTGGATGTTTATGAACCTTATAGCTCTGACCCTCAGTACTATGCCTATCATTTCCAAAAGCTGGCATTGGCACCTGGAGAATCTGCTTCTATTGAATTTGTTTTCCTCCCAAGTAGGTTGGGATTTTCATCAGTGCATCTAATCTTGCAGACGAGCTTTGGAGGTTTCATAATTCGAGCCAGAGGAGTGGCGGTTGAGTCCCCCTACAAGATAGAGTCTTTAGTAGGGACAATGTCAACAAATGTTCCTCCCTGCAAAATGCTGAGTAGGAATTTTTCTTTGTACAATCCTTTTGAGGAGGTTCTTCATTTGAAGGATGTGAATTCATGGGTTTTCTTACCAGGACATAAGGACCAAGCTGTTCATATTTTTTGTAGAATGGATGAGTTACCACATCAGTCATCTAATGAGTCTGATTATTTTTTAACTGAGGATGAATGGTTCAGAATAGACAGCAGAAAACTAGGAGTAAGATGGTTAGATGTTAGGCCCCGAAATAAATGGCAAGTGTCTCCTCACATGACTCAGACAATTTTAGAGATGAGATTTCTTCCGTTAAAATCAGAAAAGATTATTGGAGCCGTCTGTCTAAACTTACAGTGTTTGGCACACGACAGATTGGATACACCTGTTCTTCCCCTTGAGCTAGATGTGCATCATAAGACAAATTATAATTATGTAAACAATTCAGTTTCTTTAGACATTGAGCGTCTTGAATCATGCAAGATGAGAGAAGCAGTTCTTATTATCTCGTTAAGAAATGATGGATCAGACCTacttagtttgactaaaattagTGAGGTTACAGATAGCCCAAAACTTTTCAAGGTCAGATTCAAGGAAGGACTCTTGCTTTTTCCCAGAACTTCCACAAAAATAGCACTGGTCAAGTATAATGGTCGCATTATCTCTCAGAATATTGTACCTGACCTACCTAGAGAAGGAATGAAATGTCAACTGTTAATAGGGACAAATCATTCTGTCAGTCcaatgttcaaaatttcatgcCTCGACTTGGTATATGCCTATTCTAATATTGAGCATGGTTCAGGCATCCTTGCATCAGATGGATTTTATATTACTGGGCTATCACAAGATGTAGGGGAAAAATATGCAAATGGAAGAACATCTTTAAAAACTCTTGCTGATTCGTCGTTTCCCATGAAG TTCTTAGAAGAATTTGAAGCTGAAGAGGAGATACTCAGAAATTGGAAATCTCAAGGCACTGTAGCTAATGCTTCTGTCCTTGAAGGAAATGAGCTATCCTTTCCAGTGGTTCCAGTTGGGTCTCACTTGTCGAAGTGGATCCCTGTACACAATCCCAGTTGGCGTCCCGTTCTGATGCAAGTTTTGCTAAACTCATGGGTGTCTGTTAATGAATGCAAACCTTCTGATGAACTAAGCGAACTTACATTCTTAAGTCGGTTTTCTGAGATTGGCTATACAAAAACAAGGATTGGATTCTCAATTCCAGATTCAGCAATAACTGAGGCCCTAGTACATCCTTCCGAAAGTGCCTTGTTTGGGCCTATTTTCTTTCATCCATCAAATAGGTGTATGTGGAGAGCATCTGCTTTGATACGTAATAACCTTTCGGGTGTAGAATGGTTACCTATTCGAGCATTTGGTGGGTCGCATCTGCTCATTCTCCTTGAAGGTTCTGAACCTATATGGAAGCTTGAATTCGACTTTCATTTTCTAGTTAGCATGTCGGCTGAACTTTCTTCATCCCGCATAAAAAATAACTCCATGTGCAGTCATCGTTTGTCCAAGGAGATATATGCAAAAAATATAGGTGAACTTCCTCTTGTGGTCAAGAAACTAAAAGTTTCAGGAACTGACTGTCGCTTGGATGGGTTTCTGGTACACGAATGCCATGGATTTACTCTAGAACCAGGAGAATCAAAGAGAATGCTGCTTTCATACGAACCATATTTTTCGACAGAGATAGTACACCGAGATCTTGAGCTCGTATTGGCTGCTGGCATCTTTGCTATACCTATGAAAGCCAGCCTTCCTGTCAATATGCTCAACCTTTGTAGGAAAAACTTTTTCTACCGAGTGCGTCGGGAAGTATGGCTACTGGTATTTGCTGCTGTGTCTATGTTTATTCTACTGCTGATCGACGTCAGTCCGCCATCCTTCTCTATGGATACTGAAGAAAATAACATCCAGGTTGAGAAGAAAATAAACCCCAGAAGCAAGACTAAGAAAACTTTCGGTCTTTCTGACCGTGCAAAAGCCTCCAG ATCAACTAAGGAAGATGAGAACCCTCATGCTAAATTTTTCAACGAGTATCAAATCAATGAAAACCTTGTGCGTGACAACactaacaaaatgcaagacaAGCATGATTTTGACCTTCCGACGGAAATTGCAGCCTCTGCATCAAAGCTAACTAAACAGACTGATATCTTCGACAAGTATAGCATGTTAGGAGCACCGCAAAGTGATAGTCTCGCaataagaattaaagaaaagggaaggagaagaaaaaggaggAGCAATGGCTCTGCTGGATTCCTAGTGAAACAAGAAGTTTCAAGTAGTCAGAGTGGGAATTCTACACCATCATCACCCTTGTCCTCGAATGCCTCTACTCCAAAGCAAGCATGGCCACTATCTCCTGAGCCCGGTGACACCCCATTTGCCGGCGGCTCATCATCTGAACCGGAGCATCAGAGAATACTGAGCCAAAGGCAGTATCCTGCTCCAAAATCAACTGGGAAGCAAACTCCAGCTTCTCCTGTTGCACCGTATGCTCGCGCCCCAGGACCCAACAATAGTCAGAAAAAGGCCATGAAGGTGGCTAAAAATGATGGAGTCGGAGAGCAATACTCGTACGACATATGGGGAAATCATTTCTATAACAATTTCTTCGGTAGGCCAAAGGAGATGAGCAGCAAAATGCATGATACTTCGGAAGGTGACCACCAAAGTTTCTTTGCAATAGATCCTcagtccctcatgatgatgccatCAGCATGTTCTGTATCTCCTGGGCAACAATTGCCCTCTGACAATGTAACTAACTTTGATCAAATGAATTAG